In a single window of the Caulobacter soli genome:
- a CDS encoding OmpH family outer membrane protein has translation MNTPLAVVLATAVISAVAAPSHAQGQATSSPTLNEGPVVAGVCLISREAIFANAKVGQAASARLKQLADAAEAEVESDRKPLDAEIKAFQAEAPKLPDAQRRAREQALGAKLQPVQAKAALRGREIEATRTKAMGRIADAAQPVIAQVFKQRACGLLLDRNSVLAGNMTNDLTPAVVQGLDAKISTIAFEREVLPPQAAGAVPTR, from the coding sequence ATGAACACCCCCCTCGCCGTGGTCCTGGCCACGGCCGTGATTTCCGCTGTCGCCGCGCCGAGCCACGCTCAAGGCCAAGCGACGTCTTCCCCGACCCTGAACGAAGGACCGGTGGTGGCCGGTGTCTGCCTGATCTCGCGGGAGGCGATCTTCGCCAACGCCAAGGTGGGGCAGGCGGCCTCCGCTCGGCTCAAGCAATTGGCCGACGCGGCCGAGGCCGAGGTCGAAAGCGACCGCAAGCCGTTGGACGCCGAGATCAAGGCGTTCCAGGCCGAGGCCCCCAAGTTGCCGGACGCGCAACGCCGGGCGCGCGAACAAGCCCTGGGCGCGAAACTTCAGCCCGTGCAGGCCAAGGCGGCTTTGCGTGGCCGTGAGATCGAGGCCACGCGGACCAAGGCCATGGGGCGCATCGCCGACGCCGCCCAGCCCGTGATCGCCCAGGTCTTCAAGCAGCGCGCCTGCGGCCTGCTGCTGGACCGCAATTCGGTGCTGGCCGGCAACATGACCAACGATCTGACCCCGGCCGTCGTGCAGGGGCTGGACGCCAAGATTTCGACCATCGCGTTCGAGCGTGAAGTCCTGCCGCCTCAGGCGGCCGGCGCCGTCCCGACGCGCTAG
- a CDS encoding SapC family protein yields MASKPRAASTPPLPLFYRDPLPLSASVHAAWRLKEGDAAFAQDAAYAPLVLGELAAASASYPVVFAGEQAAPVAILGLEQRNLFVADGQWAPFVHVPAYVRRYPFGFIATRDPDDFVLAIDAGSDRVVQAGEEGEPLFEDGKPSALTLRALAFCDAFKSEAAATAAFSQALLDKGLLIERRADATLPDGRKLGLEGFQIVDYEAFQALDSDTLVDWHAKGWLALINFHLASLDRFRVLLDREGAAAVEGGAT; encoded by the coding sequence ATGGCGTCCAAACCGCGCGCCGCGTCGACACCCCCGTTGCCGCTGTTCTATCGTGATCCGCTTCCGCTCTCCGCCTCGGTCCACGCCGCTTGGCGTCTGAAGGAGGGCGATGCGGCCTTCGCTCAGGACGCGGCCTATGCGCCGTTGGTTCTTGGCGAGTTGGCCGCCGCCTCGGCCAGCTATCCCGTGGTCTTCGCGGGCGAGCAGGCCGCGCCGGTCGCTATCCTGGGACTGGAGCAGCGCAACCTGTTCGTCGCCGACGGCCAGTGGGCCCCGTTCGTCCACGTGCCCGCCTATGTGCGACGCTATCCCTTTGGCTTCATCGCCACCCGCGATCCTGACGACTTCGTGCTGGCGATCGACGCGGGATCGGATCGTGTCGTTCAGGCGGGTGAGGAGGGCGAACCCCTGTTCGAGGACGGCAAGCCCAGCGCGCTGACGCTCCGAGCCCTGGCCTTCTGCGACGCCTTCAAGAGCGAGGCCGCCGCCACCGCCGCCTTCAGCCAAGCCTTGCTGGACAAGGGGCTGCTGATCGAACGTCGCGCCGACGCCACCTTGCCGGACGGCCGCAAACTGGGCCTTGAGGGCTTTCAGATCGTGGACTACGAGGCGTTTCAAGCCTTGGACTCCGACACGCTCGTCGACTGGCACGCCAAGGGCTGGCTGGCCTTGATCAACTTTCACCTGGCCTCGCTCGACCGTTTCCGCGTGCTGCTGGACCGTGAAGGCGCCGCCGCGGTCGAAGGTGGCGCGACCTAG
- a CDS encoding helix-turn-helix domain-containing protein: MNDQTEGRRPNPVDLHVGGRVRMRRKILGVSQDQLAASLGLTFQQVQKYERGSNRVSASKLYQIAKTLQVPISFFFDGLADPTDSEAPDSAASKAEQGIQTFLATSEGLELAQLFPRIGRGRVRRQVLDLVRTMTDDTGEGEA, from the coding sequence ATGAACGATCAAACCGAGGGCCGTCGCCCCAATCCCGTCGACCTGCATGTGGGCGGCCGCGTGCGCATGCGCCGCAAGATTCTCGGCGTCAGCCAGGACCAGCTGGCCGCGTCCCTGGGGCTGACCTTTCAGCAGGTGCAAAAGTACGAGCGCGGCTCCAACCGCGTGAGCGCCTCCAAGCTCTACCAGATCGCCAAGACCCTGCAGGTCCCCATCTCGTTCTTCTTCGATGGCCTGGCCGACCCGACGGATAGTGAAGCGCCCGACTCCGCCGCCTCGAAGGCCGAACAAGGAATCCAGACGTTCCTGGCCACGTCCGAGGGCCTGGAACTGGCCCAGCTTTTCCCGCGCATCGGCCGTGGACGTGTGCGCCGGCAGGTCCTGGATCTCGTGCGGACCATGACCGACGACACTGGCGAAGGCGAAGCCTGA
- a CDS encoding virulence factor family protein yields MSVRQILLTTTAVLVTAMGGVLAVREALTAPAAAQSSPASTAQAAATVAPLTESSFRYGSAGRVMIFRRGAEPSRFVILISDKNGWTPALTDLARQLTRADAAVVGVDLSHYIPTAQQEAGPHGLYPAGDFSELSQAVQKVLDFKAYHRPILVGQGAGAALAYGTLAQSPAGIFQGGAALNFQADLKTTRPLLAGDGGLAHTATTGGFTYAAAPKLNVPFVMLQTTDVASAQAFAAKLPQGRTETLATDAPIAAGLSRALEAIAPVSPPVQMASANLANLPLIEVPVASHGDTLAVFYSGDGGWASIDRGLAQGFVKAGVPVVGYDSLRYFWTKRSPQAAADDLAAVIRHYQAAWGKQRVILAGYSFGADALPVIVQHLPADLRGQVRVVALLGTDATGELEFHPGDWLDVSGRDTYPIAPVLASMTNTPVVCVYGAQEHDDACPNFPAAVRKIGLPGDHHFNGDYDAVGQALDRAVGL; encoded by the coding sequence ATGTCCGTCCGCCAGATCCTGCTGACCACGACCGCCGTCCTGGTGACCGCGATGGGCGGCGTCCTGGCCGTGCGCGAGGCGCTGACCGCTCCGGCGGCGGCGCAATCCTCGCCCGCCTCGACGGCCCAGGCCGCTGCGACCGTGGCTCCCCTGACCGAAAGCAGCTTCCGCTATGGCTCGGCCGGCCGGGTGATGATCTTTCGGCGCGGCGCCGAGCCCAGCCGGTTCGTGATCCTGATCTCCGACAAGAACGGCTGGACGCCGGCCTTGACCGACCTGGCTCGCCAACTGACCCGCGCCGACGCCGCCGTCGTGGGCGTGGACCTCAGCCACTACATCCCAACCGCCCAACAGGAAGCCGGCCCGCACGGCCTCTATCCGGCCGGCGATTTCTCCGAACTGTCCCAGGCGGTGCAGAAGGTCCTGGACTTCAAGGCCTATCACAGGCCGATCCTGGTGGGCCAAGGGGCCGGCGCGGCCCTGGCCTACGGGACCCTGGCCCAGTCGCCGGCCGGTATCTTCCAGGGCGGCGCGGCGCTGAACTTCCAGGCCGACCTGAAGACCACTCGTCCGCTGCTGGCCGGCGACGGCGGTCTGGCGCACACGGCGACGACGGGTGGTTTCACCTACGCCGCGGCGCCCAAGCTCAACGTTCCGTTCGTCATGCTGCAGACGACCGATGTCGCCTCCGCCCAGGCCTTCGCCGCCAAGCTGCCGCAAGGCCGAACCGAAACCTTGGCGACTGACGCGCCGATCGCGGCGGGGCTATCGCGGGCGCTTGAGGCCATCGCGCCGGTGTCACCGCCCGTGCAAATGGCCTCCGCCAATCTGGCCAACCTGCCCTTGATCGAGGTTCCGGTCGCGTCGCACGGCGACACCCTGGCGGTGTTCTATTCAGGCGACGGCGGCTGGGCCAGCATCGACCGAGGCTTGGCCCAAGGCTTCGTCAAGGCTGGCGTGCCCGTGGTTGGCTACGACTCCCTACGCTACTTCTGGACCAAGCGTTCGCCGCAGGCCGCCGCCGACGATCTGGCCGCGGTGATCCGCCACTACCAGGCCGCCTGGGGCAAGCAGCGCGTGATCCTGGCCGGCTATTCGTTCGGCGCCGACGCCTTGCCGGTCATTGTTCAGCACCTGCCGGCCGACCTGCGCGGTCAGGTCCGCGTCGTCGCCCTGCTGGGAACCGACGCCACCGGCGAGCTGGAGTTCCACCCCGGCGACTGGCTCGACGTCAGCGGCAGGGACACCTATCCGATCGCGCCCGTCCTGGCGTCGATGACGAACACCCCCGTGGTCTGCGTCTACGGCGCCCAGGAACACGACGACGCCTGCCCGAACTTTCCCGCCGCCGTGCGCAAGATCGGCCTGCCCGGCGACCACCATTTCAACGGCGACTACGACGCCGTGGGTCAGGCGCTGGATCGCGCCGTGGGCCTGTAA
- the mprF gene encoding bifunctional lysylphosphatidylglycerol flippase/synthetase MprF codes for MKTFAARLAPPLLLAAAAYVLWRELHGLSLGQIRGEIAGWGLPRVGLALLMAAASYSLLATNEQLGLRWAGAKVPLHTGFLGSFIAYAFANSIGLTPLVAGAVRARLYGRHGVDIGKVARTTLYCAVSFALGLASLASVSLLTAPPTTFQALHLHPGLAKAIGAALLLFPLGYLAACGLARGTLRVRGRVFTLPPLSWALAQLVIGVADNLVTSALVWMLVGDAAPPFPAFASAYAVSTAAGLFSGLPGGVGVFEGAMLALLPNLDRAALTAAFVGYRLFYYILPLTLAGGLLLSQETGVRRVVLTARRAWRLVGPATLALSSFALGGALVLIAVGRIPTERLGLLRAAVPLIIVETSHLISLAAGLALMVLSLGLLRHRASARLVALPVTLVAASTALLRGLDFAPSVVAAILFLALLASRRLFTRRGSIEGDALIPWLVTGVLGVFAGSIALGAWIYDTAPFETRLLTHFGYHADHARFLRSIALLGGLMLAGSIWRLARLPHARAALASQATLDTIRPLVEGSPDTTARLALTGDKAILSTADGEAFLMYGAMGRSLIMLGDPVGDAAEGRKLLWRFRELADRQDARPVIYHASGERITDYLDLGLSAIKLGEEARVPLADFDLAGGARRNLRQSHARGQRDGLRFEVVAPPISDALMGRLHEISDAWLLGHGGREKGFSLGRFDPTVLAHDPVALVWRGEEIIAFANLWTGGGVEASIDLMRHVDDAPRGTMDFLFVELFLWATAQGYAWFNLGTAPLSGLVDHRLAPFWHKVGRQIAQRGGAYYGFEGLRAFKSKFDPVWTPRYLAAPPSGLAAALLDATRLIAREPRSLTNR; via the coding sequence GTGAAGACTTTCGCCGCGCGCCTGGCGCCGCCGCTGTTGTTGGCGGCGGCCGCCTACGTGCTGTGGCGCGAACTGCACGGCCTGTCCCTGGGCCAGATCCGCGGCGAGATCGCCGGCTGGGGCCTGCCCCGTGTCGGCCTGGCCCTGCTGATGGCGGCGGCCAGCTATAGCCTGTTGGCCACCAACGAGCAGCTGGGTCTGCGCTGGGCCGGCGCCAAGGTGCCGCTACATACCGGCTTTCTGGGCTCGTTCATCGCCTACGCCTTCGCCAACAGCATCGGCCTGACGCCGCTGGTGGCCGGAGCGGTGCGCGCCCGCCTCTACGGACGCCACGGCGTCGATATCGGCAAGGTGGCGCGCACCACGCTCTATTGCGCGGTCTCGTTCGCCCTGGGCCTGGCGAGCCTGGCGAGCGTCAGCTTGTTGACCGCCCCACCCACCACCTTCCAGGCGCTGCATCTTCATCCCGGCCTGGCCAAGGCCATCGGCGCGGCCCTGCTGCTCTTCCCATTGGGCTACTTGGCCGCCTGCGGCCTGGCGCGCGGAACGCTGCGCGTGCGTGGTCGGGTCTTCACCCTGCCGCCGCTGAGCTGGGCCCTGGCGCAACTGGTCATCGGCGTGGCCGATAACCTGGTCACCTCGGCCTTGGTCTGGATGCTGGTCGGCGACGCTGCCCCGCCCTTCCCCGCCTTCGCCAGCGCCTATGCGGTCAGCACCGCCGCCGGCCTGTTCTCGGGCCTGCCCGGCGGGGTCGGCGTCTTCGAAGGCGCGATGCTGGCCCTGCTGCCCAATCTGGATAGAGCGGCCCTGACCGCCGCCTTCGTCGGCTATCGCCTGTTCTACTACATCCTGCCGCTCACCCTGGCCGGCGGCCTGCTGCTGAGCCAGGAAACTGGCGTGCGGCGGGTCGTCCTGACCGCGCGGCGGGCCTGGCGACTGGTCGGCCCCGCCACCCTGGCCTTGTCGTCCTTCGCCCTGGGCGGCGCCCTGGTGCTGATCGCCGTCGGCCGCATTCCCACCGAGCGCCTGGGCCTGCTACGCGCCGCCGTGCCACTGATCATCGTGGAGACCAGCCACCTGATCTCCCTGGCGGCGGGCCTGGCCCTGATGGTCCTGTCGCTGGGCCTGTTACGCCACCGGGCTAGCGCTCGCTTGGTGGCCCTGCCCGTCACCCTGGTGGCCGCCTCGACCGCGCTGCTGCGGGGCCTCGATTTCGCGCCGTCGGTCGTTGCCGCCATCCTGTTCCTGGCCCTGCTGGCTTCGCGCCGCCTGTTCACCCGCAGGGGCTCGATCGAGGGCGACGCGCTGATCCCCTGGTTGGTCACCGGCGTGCTGGGTGTCTTCGCCGGCTCGATCGCGCTCGGCGCCTGGATCTACGACACCGCCCCGTTCGAGACGCGCCTGCTGACCCATTTCGGCTATCACGCCGACCACGCGCGCTTCCTGCGCAGCATCGCCCTGCTGGGCGGCTTGATGCTGGCGGGCAGCATCTGGCGACTGGCTCGCCTGCCCCACGCCCGCGCCGCGCTGGCCAGCCAAGCGACCCTGGACACGATCCGCCCCCTTGTCGAAGGCTCGCCCGACACGACCGCGCGTCTGGCCCTGACCGGCGACAAGGCCATCCTATCCACCGCCGATGGCGAGGCCTTCCTGATGTACGGGGCCATGGGCCGCAGCCTGATCATGCTGGGCGATCCGGTCGGCGACGCCGCCGAGGGCCGCAAACTGCTGTGGCGTTTTCGCGAGCTGGCCGACCGCCAGGACGCGCGGCCGGTGATCTATCACGCCAGCGGCGAGCGCATCACCGACTACCTGGACCTGGGACTGTCGGCCATCAAGCTGGGCGAGGAAGCGCGCGTGCCCTTGGCCGATTTCGACCTGGCCGGCGGAGCGCGCCGCAACCTGCGTCAAAGCCATGCGCGCGGCCAGCGCGACGGCCTGCGCTTCGAGGTCGTCGCGCCGCCGATCAGCGACGCCTTGATGGGCCGCCTGCATGAGATCTCCGACGCCTGGCTGCTTGGCCATGGCGGCCGCGAAAAGGGCTTTTCCCTGGGCCGTTTCGATCCGACCGTGCTCGCGCATGATCCCGTCGCCCTTGTCTGGCGCGGCGAGGAGATCATCGCCTTCGCCAACCTCTGGACCGGCGGCGGCGTCGAGGCCTCGATCGACCTGATGCGCCACGTCGACGACGCGCCGCGCGGGACCATGGACTTCCTGTTCGTCGAGCTGTTCCTCTGGGCCACGGCCCAAGGCTACGCCTGGTTCAACCTCGGCACGGCGCCGTTGTCGGGCCTGGTCGATCACCGCCTGGCGCCCTTCTGGCACAAGGTCGGTCGCCAGATCGCCCAGCGCGGCGGCGCCTATTACGGCTTCGAGGGCCTGCGGGCGTTCAAGAGCAAGTTCGATCCGGTCTGGACTCCGCGCTACCTGGCGGCTCCGCCCTCGGGCCTGGCCGCCGCCCTGCTGGACGCCACCCGGCTGATCGCTCGCGAGCCGCGCTCTCTCACAAATCGGTAA
- a CDS encoding DUF1003 domain-containing protein, producing MNETIKKLDAEARRLLGHGFRELEAEERRVILQIIRRAAIARNIADETDEAMTFGQRLADRVAEIGGSWSFIIGFLIFLTIWAGLNGLILTRTGLKPFDPYPFIFLNLILSMVAAIQAPVIMMSQNRQATKDRAAAEHDYEVNLKAELEILALHEKLDALRNRELADMTAHLIVLSGLSKDAERRAQGGQAEAEA from the coding sequence ATGAACGAAACGATCAAAAAGCTCGACGCCGAGGCCCGGCGTCTGCTGGGCCATGGCTTTCGTGAACTGGAAGCCGAGGAACGGCGCGTGATCCTGCAGATCATCCGTCGCGCCGCCATCGCCCGCAACATCGCCGACGAGACCGACGAGGCCATGACCTTCGGCCAGCGCCTGGCCGATCGCGTGGCCGAGATCGGCGGCTCCTGGAGCTTCATCATCGGCTTCCTGATCTTCTTGACCATCTGGGCCGGCCTCAACGGCCTGATCCTGACCCGGACGGGCCTCAAGCCCTTCGATCCCTATCCCTTCATCTTCCTGAACCTGATCCTGTCGATGGTCGCGGCCATCCAGGCGCCGGTGATCATGATGAGCCAGAACCGCCAGGCCACGAAGGACCGCGCCGCCGCCGAGCACGACTACGAGGTCAACCTCAAGGCCGAGCTGGAGATCCTGGCCCTGCACGAGAAGCTCGACGCCCTGAGAAACCGCGAGCTGGCCGACATGACCGCTCACCTGATCGTCCTGTCGGGTCTGAGCAAGGACGCCGAACGCCGGGCGCAAGGCGGCCAAGCCGAGGCCGAGGCGTGA
- a CDS encoding HAMP domain-containing sensor histidine kinase, translating into MKRVRKVRGAKPSTLALIVAGAVAVALTFGLFVVDYAGERLIERRQHLVVETARDYFVAFAHQEGLPAMARALDHRARNENGAFAYAVFDNDGARMGGANLLNATDLPEPGYATRRIAGADYEILLQPMAVGGTLVIYENLADRRAFHQAILAAVGAALLFSLVIVAGAALLLGRLLVRRAEGIALAAETIAGGDLSARAPIAGVGDVFDDLADAVNAMLVRIEELMTGMRTVTDSLSHDLRSPLTRLRGALNRAQDQGLAESERLALIGEAQAQCEEVLATFGALLDIARAESGLSRDLMAPLDLAELVRDLGDLFEPVIEDADQSLTIEAPAGPIPLVGHELILRQALGNLLHNAARYAGPGASVTLALRSTDQGGAELIVADSGPGVPAADRGRVLERFVRLDESRATTGSGLGLAIAAACAKLHGGQLRLEDNRPGLRVVLSLPPTS; encoded by the coding sequence TTGAAGCGCGTCCGAAAAGTCCGCGGCGCCAAGCCTTCGACTCTAGCCCTGATCGTGGCGGGGGCGGTCGCGGTGGCGCTAACCTTCGGCCTGTTCGTCGTGGATTACGCCGGCGAACGCCTGATCGAGCGTCGCCAGCATCTGGTGGTCGAAACCGCCCGCGACTACTTCGTCGCCTTCGCGCACCAGGAAGGCCTGCCCGCTATGGCGCGAGCGCTGGATCACCGCGCCCGCAACGAGAACGGCGCCTTCGCCTACGCCGTCTTCGACAACGACGGCGCGCGGATGGGCGGCGCGAACCTGCTGAACGCGACCGACCTGCCCGAGCCCGGATACGCCACGCGGCGGATCGCCGGCGCCGACTACGAGATCCTGCTCCAGCCGATGGCCGTCGGCGGCACGCTGGTCATCTACGAGAATCTGGCCGATCGCCGCGCCTTCCACCAGGCCATCCTCGCCGCGGTCGGCGCGGCCCTGTTATTCAGTCTGGTGATCGTGGCGGGCGCGGCCCTCCTCCTGGGGCGGCTGCTCGTGCGTCGCGCCGAAGGCATCGCCCTGGCGGCCGAGACGATCGCCGGCGGCGACCTTTCGGCCCGCGCGCCGATCGCCGGCGTAGGCGACGTGTTCGACGACCTGGCCGACGCGGTCAACGCCATGCTGGTGCGCATCGAGGAACTGATGACCGGCATGCGGACGGTCACCGACAGCCTGTCGCACGACCTGCGCTCGCCCCTGACCCGCCTGCGCGGCGCGCTCAATCGCGCCCAGGACCAAGGTCTTGCCGAGAGCGAGCGCCTGGCCCTGATCGGCGAGGCCCAAGCCCAATGCGAGGAGGTCCTGGCCACCTTCGGGGCCCTGCTCGATATCGCGCGCGCCGAGTCGGGTCTGTCGCGCGATCTGATGGCGCCGCTGGACCTGGCCGAACTGGTCCGCGACCTGGGCGACCTGTTCGAACCGGTGATCGAGGACGCGGACCAGAGCTTGACGATCGAGGCGCCCGCCGGCCCGATCCCGCTCGTCGGCCACGAACTGATCCTGCGCCAGGCGCTGGGCAACCTGTTGCACAATGCGGCCCGCTACGCCGGCCCAGGCGCTAGCGTGACCCTCGCCCTGCGCTCCACCGACCAGGGCGGCGCCGAGCTGATCGTCGCTGACAGCGGCCCGGGCGTGCCCGCCGCCGATCGCGGCCGGGTGCTCGAGCGGTTCGTGCGACTGGACGAAAGCCGCGCCACCACCGGTTCGGGCCTGGGCCTGGCCATCGCCGCCGCCTGCGCCAAGTTGCACGGCGGCCAACTGCGGCTGGAAGACAACCGCCCCGGCCTGCGCGTGGTGCTGAGCCTGCCGCCGACGAGCTGA
- a CDS encoding response regulator transcription factor: MSRRILVVEDDADTADYILKGLREAGFTAEHVADGRDGLYMASSADFDAIVMDRMVPGMDGLSVVKAVRAAGVQTPILILSALAHLDERVTGLRAGADDYLTKPFGFAELSARLDNLMRRGGAKPVETSLACGELSLDLLSRRVARAGRTLDLLPRELKLLEYFLRHRDRVVTRTMLLEEVWDYRFDPHTSLIDTHISRLRKKIDEGFDKPLLHTVRGSGYRLSEAP, translated from the coding sequence ATGAGCCGACGAATCCTGGTGGTCGAGGACGACGCCGACACGGCCGACTACATTCTGAAGGGCCTGCGCGAGGCCGGCTTCACCGCCGAACACGTCGCCGACGGCCGCGACGGCCTCTACATGGCCAGCAGCGCCGATTTCGACGCCATCGTCATGGACCGCATGGTGCCGGGCATGGACGGCCTGTCGGTGGTCAAGGCCGTGCGGGCGGCCGGCGTACAGACCCCGATCCTGATCCTCAGCGCCCTGGCTCACTTGGATGAACGGGTCACGGGCCTGAGGGCCGGCGCCGACGACTATCTGACCAAGCCCTTCGGCTTCGCCGAGCTTTCCGCGCGGCTGGACAACCTGATGCGACGCGGGGGCGCCAAACCGGTCGAGACCAGCCTGGCGTGCGGCGAGCTGAGCCTGGACCTGCTGTCGCGCCGCGTCGCGCGGGCCGGCCGCACGTTGGACCTGCTGCCGCGCGAGCTGAAGCTGCTGGAATATTTCCTACGCCACCGTGACCGCGTCGTGACCCGCACCATGCTGCTGGAAGAGGTCTGGGACTATCGCTTCGACCCGCACACCAGCCTGATCGACACCCACATCAGTCGCCTGCGCAAGAAGATCGACGAAGGCTTCGACAAGCCCTTGCTGCACACCGTGCGCGGCTCGGGCTACCGCCTATCGGAAGCGCCTTGA
- a CDS encoding AcvB/VirJ family lysyl-phosphatidylglycerol hydrolase, whose protein sequence is MSLPIVALAVSAAIMAAAPVETAHYPYQDLGQVHVFAPSGPPRGVAVILSGDGGWKPWEASGRMAEALAQRGVLALGLNVNPTMAKMTSGGRPYDLAGEMQAVAADGAQRYHAAGPVYFGGYSAGATLAYAAAAQARPGEVAGLVTAGFCPDQDTGAPVGDAAGRSLGHRMKGVAGWVYRPTALTEPWGLVEGGEEHGCPGGSVDAFVKAVPSARLWTVPGVNHLFQPPSAWKPQLDAALDHAMGAPHDKL, encoded by the coding sequence ATGTCCTTGCCGATCGTCGCCCTGGCCGTCTCCGCCGCCATCATGGCCGCCGCGCCGGTCGAAACCGCCCACTATCCGTATCAAGACTTGGGGCAGGTGCATGTGTTCGCGCCCAGCGGCCCGCCGCGTGGCGTGGCGGTGATCCTCTCGGGCGACGGCGGCTGGAAGCCCTGGGAGGCCAGCGGCCGGATGGCCGAGGCCCTGGCCCAACGCGGCGTTCTGGCCCTGGGCCTGAACGTCAATCCCACCATGGCCAAGATGACCTCGGGCGGTCGGCCCTACGATCTGGCTGGTGAAATGCAAGCCGTGGCCGCCGACGGCGCGCAGCGCTATCACGCCGCTGGACCGGTTTATTTCGGCGGCTACTCGGCTGGCGCGACCCTGGCCTATGCCGCCGCCGCCCAGGCGCGCCCCGGCGAGGTGGCTGGACTGGTCACTGCTGGCTTCTGTCCCGACCAGGATACCGGCGCGCCGGTCGGCGACGCGGCGGGCCGCTCCCTCGGCCACAGGATGAAGGGCGTCGCCGGCTGGGTCTATCGGCCCACCGCCCTGACCGAGCCTTGGGGTCTGGTCGAAGGCGGCGAGGAGCACGGTTGCCCCGGTGGCTCGGTGGACGCCTTCGTCAAGGCCGTGCCAAGCGCGCGTCTGTGGACCGTCCCGGGCGTGAACCACCTCTTTCAGCCGCCTTCGGCGTGGAAGCCGCAACTCGATGCGGCTTTGGATCACGCCATGGGCGCTCCCCACGACAAGCTCTGA
- a CDS encoding sulfotransferase family protein has product MQVQDIIAKAQAATGLNDLGDPTVREGLERLVAASDAEARLSTGGGERWEANLVGTLSNRLRVVDYVARHPEVVEQPVDRPLFVFGLPRTGTTLTINLLSADPARGCLMRWEAMHSAPPAKAGEQRTDPRFVAEREKLAMSVKHMPHIAAIHYEDADGPTECQYPMALSFCSQIFESTVNVPSYRDWFMGADYLPAFKFHKQVLQVLQSQNGGRWVLKNPWHPLFLDALTSVYPDAQLVMTHRDPVEVVGSACSLLRHVRPIFSDAVDLREIAAQTIDTFDHMIARQNAFRDKHGQDAIHDIQYSDQIRDPIGQMRKLYARFDEPFTPEAEAAMTRLLADNPQGKHGKHEYSLEEFGLTAEGVRRHFKDYYDRYLPSARS; this is encoded by the coding sequence ATGCAGGTTCAAGACATCATCGCCAAGGCGCAGGCGGCCACCGGGCTGAACGACCTGGGCGACCCGACCGTGCGCGAGGGCCTGGAGCGGCTGGTCGCCGCGTCCGACGCCGAGGCGCGGCTATCGACCGGCGGTGGCGAGCGCTGGGAAGCCAATCTGGTCGGCACGCTGTCGAACCGGCTGCGCGTGGTGGACTATGTGGCGCGCCATCCCGAGGTCGTCGAGCAACCGGTGGATCGGCCCCTGTTCGTGTTCGGCCTGCCGCGCACCGGCACGACCCTGACCATCAACCTGCTGAGCGCCGATCCCGCGCGAGGCTGCCTGATGCGCTGGGAGGCGATGCATTCGGCGCCGCCCGCCAAGGCGGGCGAACAGCGCACCGATCCCCGCTTCGTGGCCGAGCGCGAGAAGCTGGCCATGAGCGTCAAGCACATGCCCCACATCGCCGCCATCCACTACGAGGACGCCGACGGGCCCACCGAGTGCCAGTATCCGATGGCGCTGTCGTTCTGCTCGCAGATCTTCGAATCCACGGTGAACGTGCCCAGCTATCGCGACTGGTTCATGGGCGCCGACTACCTGCCGGCCTTCAAGTTCCACAAGCAGGTGCTGCAAGTCCTGCAGTCCCAGAACGGCGGGCGCTGGGTGCTCAAGAACCCATGGCACCCACTGTTCCTCGACGCCCTGACCAGCGTCTATCCCGACGCCCAACTGGTGATGACCCATCGCGATCCCGTAGAGGTGGTGGGATCGGCCTGCAGCCTTCTGCGTCACGTCCGCCCGATCTTTAGCGACGCGGTGGACCTGCGCGAGATCGCGGCGCAGACGATCGACACCTTCGACCACATGATCGCGCGCCAGAACGCCTTCCGCGACAAGCACGGCCAGGATGCGATCCACGACATCCAGTATTCTGACCAGATCCGCGACCCGATCGGCCAGATGCGCAAGCTCTACGCCCGCTTCGACGAGCCGTTCACGCCCGAGGCCGAAGCGGCGATGACGCGCCTGCTGGCCGACAATCCGCAGGGCAAGCACGGCAAGCACGAATACAGCCTGGAGGAATTCGGGCTGACCGCCGAGGGCGTGCGCCGCCACTTCAAGGACTATTACGACCGGTACCTGCCGTCGGCGCGGTCGTAG